The following proteins come from a genomic window of Carassius gibelio isolate Cgi1373 ecotype wild population from Czech Republic chromosome B8, carGib1.2-hapl.c, whole genome shotgun sequence:
- the LOC127964091 gene encoding uncharacterized protein LOC127964091: MPKPNQRRGELLDIAPANQTCLEGKGADSADNTSEILKELKLFRIETAGNFGVLRKEVSDIKLNFEELKTRVNDAEQRISDNEDRNMDLTKVMFHLMRKQKYLEEKCEGLEGRSRRNNLRIYSVPEKTEGSNMIEFIEKLIREQLNIREEIYIERAHRAAVTGVSSTGRAADFTRSIIVCFRSFKEKQRVLHAAWSLRDIRIKNQRIYFDEDYTTDVFKERAKYRSARKQLQERKIKSRILYPAKLMLFLQDGKTKIFENPRKAAEGLKDFGVTMEVPRKESDWDAALRAVGWQSPRSRSKSAPAGEITASVESLRLSLDNYENDKTHDE, encoded by the coding sequence ATGCCAAAACCAAATCAAAGACGAGGCGAGTTGTTGGATATCGCGCCAGCAAACCAAACCTGCTTGGAGGGAAAGGGTGCGGACAGCGCCGATAATACATCAGAAATACTGAAGGAACTCAAATTATTTCGAATTGAAACGGCAGGGAACTTTGGTGTGCTGAGGAAGGAGGTGAGCGACATAAAACTGAATTTCGAAGAATTAAAAACAAGGGTGAATGACGCCGAACAGAGGATTTCGGACAATGAGGACCGTAATATGGATCTGACTAAGGTGATGTTTCATCTGATGCGCAAACAAAAGTACCTTGAGGAGAAGTGTGAGGGTCTGGAAGGCCGTTCACGGAGAAATAATTTAAGAATTTACTCGGTACCGGAGAAAACAGAAGGAAGTAATATGATTGAGTTTATAGAAAAGCTTATTCGTGAGCAGCTCAATATCCGGGAAGAGATTTACATTGAAAGGGCGCATCGCGCTGCAGTAACAGGTGTCTCCTCCACGGGACGTGCCGCGGACTTCACCAGATCAATTATAGTTTGTTTCCGTAGTTTTAAGGAGAAACAACGAGTATTACATGCTGCATGGTCTCTAAGGGACATTCGGATCAAGAATCAACGGATTTATTTTGATGAGGATTACACTACCGATGTTTTTAAGGAGCGTGCAAAATACAGGAGCGCAAGGAAACAACTCCAGGAGCGAAAAATCAAGTCTCGCATTCTCTATCCCGCAAAACTCATGCTGTTCCTGCAGGATGGAAAGACTAAGATTTTTGAAAATCCACGCAAAGCAGCTGAGGGTCTAAAGGACTTTGGCGTAACGATGGAAGTTCCAAGAAAAGAGTCGGATTGGGACGCAGCGCTTCGGGCTGTAGGATGGCAGTCCCCCCGCAGTAGAAGCAAATCTGCTCCCGCTGGGGAAATAACAGCCAGTGTTGAATCTCTTCGACTTTCCTTGGACAATTATGAAAATGATAAGACACACGACGAATAA